One region of Thermus thermamylovorans genomic DNA includes:
- the mnmD gene encoding tRNA (5-methylaminomethyl-2-thiouridine)(34)-methyltransferase MnmD, which yields MDLLHTQDGTPTLLHPVYGEAYHPRQGALLQARRLYLEQTRTHLHPAPRVLEVGLGLLVNFRASLESALLRGVRLRYLAVEREPLPGELLARVRLPLPLAEEVFQDILGRWPAERFAGPWGELRVLFGDVREVQLPRLWATAVYLDPFSPRANPEAWSPFVLRALRRALRPGGRLATYSAQGAFRRALKEAGFALHRVPGVGKREWTVGIGRGVPPG from the coding sequence ATGGACCTCCTCCACACCCAAGACGGCACCCCCACCCTCCTCCACCCCGTCTACGGGGAGGCCTACCACCCCCGGCAGGGGGCCCTCCTGCAGGCCCGGAGGCTCTACCTGGAGCAGACCCGCACCCACCTGCACCCGGCCCCCCGGGTGCTGGAGGTGGGCCTGGGGCTTTTGGTGAACTTCCGCGCCTCCCTGGAGAGCGCCCTCCTGCGGGGGGTGCGCCTCCGGTACCTGGCGGTGGAAAGGGAGCCCCTCCCCGGGGAGCTCCTGGCCCGGGTGCGCCTGCCCCTCCCCCTGGCGGAGGAGGTCTTCCAGGACATCCTCGGGCGATGGCCTGCGGAGCGCTTTGCGGGCCCCTGGGGGGAGCTTCGGGTGCTCTTCGGGGACGTGCGCGAGGTCCAGCTCCCCCGCCTCTGGGCCACGGCGGTCTACCTGGACCCCTTCAGCCCGAGGGCCAACCCCGAGGCCTGGTCCCCCTTCGTCCTCCGGGCCTTGCGCCGGGCCCTTAGGCCGGGGGGGAGGCTCGCCACCTACTCCGCCCAGGGGGCTTTTCGCCGCGCCCTCAAGGAGGCGGGCTTTGCCCTTCACCGGGTACCGGGGGTGGGGAAGCGGGAGTGGACGGTGGGTATAGGGCGAGGAGTTCCTCCCGGCTGA
- a CDS encoding amidohydrolase family protein, which yields MFWLKTELWTAEVVYTGFGTPMLRGAIAVQGRHVVGQGSLEELKGRFPEAEVVPKGKALFPPPVNAHTHLDLSLHPLYRGPFSGFIPHVVAHRERRGLEAAQKGLEELLASGAGAFADVVFKDEVMEFLLRESPLPGVAFYEVFAPDPEDAEEVFQQVQAKIRAWRRLEGRVRVGLSPHAPYSVSAPLLRRLAQYARAEGLPLMVHAGESLEEVAFLLRREGPLAEVHRRFSQTPWAPPGLTPIRHLHALGVLGPHTALVHGVQVDEEEVRLLAETGTKVILCPRSNAGLGVGEAPLALYARHGVELALGTDSLASSPDLDVKNEVLFLWERADPRLLVRALTRGGYRALGLPSPRLARGTPSALVHSL from the coding sequence ATGTTCTGGCTAAAGACTGAGCTCTGGACCGCGGAGGTGGTCTACACCGGCTTCGGCACCCCCATGCTCCGGGGGGCCATCGCGGTCCAGGGAAGGCACGTGGTGGGCCAGGGCTCCCTGGAGGAGCTCAAGGGGCGCTTCCCCGAGGCGGAGGTGGTGCCCAAGGGGAAAGCCCTCTTCCCTCCCCCGGTGAACGCCCACACCCACCTGGACCTCTCCCTTCACCCCCTTTACCGGGGCCCCTTTTCCGGCTTCATCCCCCACGTGGTGGCCCATCGGGAAAGGCGGGGGCTGGAGGCGGCGCAGAAGGGCCTGGAGGAGCTTCTGGCCTCCGGAGCGGGGGCTTTTGCCGACGTGGTGTTCAAGGACGAGGTCATGGAGTTCCTGCTCCGGGAAAGCCCCCTTCCCGGGGTGGCCTTCTACGAGGTCTTCGCCCCGGACCCCGAGGACGCCGAGGAAGTGTTCCAGCAGGTCCAGGCCAAGATCAGGGCCTGGCGACGCCTGGAGGGACGGGTGCGGGTGGGGCTTTCCCCCCATGCCCCCTACTCGGTGAGCGCCCCCCTGTTGCGGCGGCTCGCCCAGTACGCCAGGGCTGAGGGCCTCCCCCTCATGGTCCACGCGGGGGAAAGCCTCGAGGAGGTGGCCTTTCTCCTGAGGAGGGAAGGCCCCCTGGCCGAGGTCCACCGCCGCTTCAGCCAGACCCCCTGGGCCCCCCCAGGCCTCACCCCCATCCGCCACCTCCACGCCCTGGGGGTCCTGGGACCCCACACCGCCTTGGTCCACGGGGTGCAGGTGGACGAGGAGGAGGTGCGGCTCCTCGCGGAGACCGGGACCAAGGTGATCCTCTGCCCCCGCTCCAACGCGGGGCTAGGGGTGGGGGAAGCCCCCCTCGCCCTCTATGCCCGCCACGGGGTGGAGCTCGCCCTGGGCACCGACTCCCTGGCCTCTAGTCCGGACCTGGACGTGAAAAACGAGGTCCTGTTCCTGTGGGAGAGGGCTGACCCCCGCCTCCTGGTGCGGGCCCTCACCCGGGGCGGGTACCGGGCGTTGGGCCTCCCCAGCCCACGGCTCGCCCGGGGCACCCCATCGGCTTTGGTACACTCCCTCTAA
- a CDS encoding DUF554 domain-containing protein, whose amino-acid sequence MELTLLDRLSGTLANALTVLLGTALGLALRGRLPEGMARILVQGVGLTTLFLGLSMAAALGGARGGAIDGVVLGLIALVLGGLLGEWWRLEEGLEGIGERVKRAVRGGGSFTEGFVAASLLFCVGPMTLLGSIQNGLTGDPSLLLLKATLDGLSAIALTSSFGVGVGFSVLVILTYQGGVALLAGTLAQALPDPAADPRVLLATGVGGLMVLGVGINLLGLTRVRVASFLPALLLAPLVWWLADLLS is encoded by the coding sequence ATGGAGCTCACCCTCCTGGACAGGCTCTCGGGAACCCTGGCCAACGCCCTTACGGTGCTCCTGGGCACGGCCCTCGGCCTGGCCCTAAGGGGGAGGCTTCCCGAAGGCATGGCCCGCATCCTGGTCCAGGGGGTGGGGCTCACCACCCTCTTTCTCGGCCTCTCCATGGCCGCTGCCCTGGGCGGGGCCAGGGGCGGGGCCATCGACGGGGTGGTCCTGGGGCTCATCGCCCTGGTCCTGGGCGGCCTCCTCGGGGAGTGGTGGCGCCTGGAGGAGGGGCTGGAGGGGATCGGGGAGAGGGTCAAGCGGGCGGTGAGGGGCGGGGGCAGCTTCACCGAGGGCTTCGTGGCGGCGAGCCTCCTCTTCTGCGTGGGCCCCATGACCCTCCTGGGCTCTATCCAGAACGGCCTTACCGGCGACCCCAGCCTACTCCTCCTCAAGGCCACCCTGGACGGGCTCTCTGCCATCGCCCTCACCAGCTCCTTCGGGGTGGGGGTGGGCTTCAGCGTGCTGGTGATCCTCACCTACCAGGGCGGTGTGGCCCTTCTGGCGGGCACCCTGGCCCAGGCCCTCCCCGACCCCGCCGCCGACCCCCGGGTCCTCCTGGCCACGGGGGTGGGGGGGCTCATGGTCCTGGGGGTGGGGATCAACCTCCTGGGGCTCACCCGGGTGCGGGTGGCCTCCTTCCTGCCCGCCCTCCTCCTCGCCCCCCTGGTGTGGTGGCTGGCGGACCTCCTTTCGTAG
- the gatC gene encoding Asp-tRNA(Asn)/Glu-tRNA(Gln) amidotransferase subunit GatC, with translation MELSPELLRKLEGLAKIRLSSEEEALLLEDLRRILEFVDSLPRVEEVEEPEAQGRLREDEPWPSLSPEEALSVAPEREAGFFRVPRVLE, from the coding sequence ATGGAGCTCTCCCCCGAACTGCTGCGCAAGCTGGAGGGCTTGGCCAAGATCCGGCTCTCCTCCGAGGAGGAGGCCCTTCTCCTCGAGGACCTGAGGCGCATCCTGGAGTTCGTGGACAGCCTGCCCCGGGTGGAGGAGGTGGAGGAGCCCGAAGCCCAGGGCCGCCTGCGGGAGGACGAGCCTTGGCCCTCCTTGAGCCCGGAGGAGGCCCTCTCCGTGGCCCCCGAAAGGGAAGCGGGCTTCTTCCGCGTGCCCCGGGTGCTGGAGTAG
- the serS gene encoding serine--tRNA ligase, with protein MVDLKRLRQEPEVYREAIRLKGVALDLDALLALDGEVQGLKQRLQDLQTERNQIAKRVPKAPPEERPHLVARGKALAEEAKALEEALREKEVRLLDLLLQVPLPPWPGAPAGPDDAANVEIKRVGRPREFPFPPLDHVALLERNGWWEPRVSRVSGSRTYALRGDLALYELALLRFAMDFMVQKGYTPLTLPAYAREAAFVGTGHFPAARDQVWPIAGTDLYLTGTAEVVLNALHSGEILRQEELPKRYAGYAPAFRSEAGSFGKDVRGLMRVHQFHKVEQYVLTEASLEASDQAFEELLQNAEEILGLLELPYRLLEVSTGDMGPGKWRQVDLEVWVPSEGRYRETHSCSALLDWQARRADLRYRDREGKVRHAYTLNNTALATPRILVMLLENHQLPDGRVRVPEALVPYLGKEVLEPCA; from the coding sequence ATGGTGGACCTCAAGCGCCTGCGCCAGGAGCCCGAGGTCTATCGGGAGGCCATCCGCCTCAAGGGGGTGGCTCTGGACCTGGACGCGCTCCTGGCCCTGGACGGGGAGGTGCAGGGGCTGAAGCAGAGGCTCCAGGATCTCCAGACCGAGCGCAACCAGATCGCCAAGCGGGTGCCCAAGGCCCCGCCGGAGGAGAGGCCCCACCTGGTGGCCCGGGGCAAGGCCCTGGCCGAGGAGGCCAAGGCCCTGGAGGAGGCCCTACGGGAGAAGGAGGTCCGGCTTCTGGACCTCCTCCTCCAGGTCCCCCTCCCCCCCTGGCCGGGGGCCCCGGCGGGCCCCGACGACGCGGCCAACGTGGAGATAAAGCGGGTGGGGAGACCACGGGAGTTCCCCTTCCCCCCCCTGGACCACGTGGCCCTCCTGGAGAGGAACGGCTGGTGGGAACCCCGGGTGAGCCGGGTTTCGGGAAGCCGCACCTACGCCCTGCGGGGGGACCTGGCCCTCTATGAGCTGGCCCTCCTCCGCTTTGCCATGGACTTCATGGTGCAAAAGGGCTACACCCCCCTCACCCTCCCCGCCTACGCCCGGGAGGCCGCCTTCGTGGGCACCGGGCACTTCCCGGCCGCCAGGGACCAGGTCTGGCCCATCGCCGGCACGGACCTCTACCTCACGGGCACCGCCGAGGTGGTCTTAAACGCCCTCCACAGCGGGGAGATCCTGCGGCAGGAAGAGCTTCCCAAGCGCTACGCGGGCTACGCCCCCGCCTTCCGCTCGGAGGCGGGGAGCTTCGGCAAGGACGTGCGGGGCCTCATGCGGGTGCACCAGTTCCACAAGGTGGAGCAGTACGTCCTCACCGAGGCCAGCCTCGAGGCCTCGGACCAAGCCTTTGAGGAGCTTCTGCAAAACGCCGAGGAGATCCTCGGGCTTCTGGAGCTTCCCTACCGCCTTCTGGAGGTCTCCACCGGGGACATGGGCCCGGGGAAGTGGCGGCAGGTGGACCTGGAGGTCTGGGTACCCTCGGAGGGGCGCTACCGGGAAACCCACTCCTGCTCGGCCCTTCTGGACTGGCAGGCCCGGCGGGCGGACCTCCGCTACCGGGACCGGGAGGGAAAGGTGCGCCACGCCTACACCCTGAACAACACCGCCCTGGCCACCCCCAGGATCCTGGTGATGCTGTTGGAAAACCACCAGCTTCCCGATGGGCGGGTGCGGGTGCCGGAGGCCCTCGTCCCCTACCTGGGCAAGGAGGTGCTGGAACCGTGCGCATAG
- a CDS encoding GNAT family N-acetyltransferase — protein MAEVHVRELKGPEEMEAVVELQREVWGRAESDLVPRGLLIAVQDEGGLVAGAFVEGRMVGFVFGFPTQDPTLQHSHMLGVLEPYRGTGAALLLKRFQRDWCLARGIQRVVWTFDPLRGPNANFNLRKLGATARTYLPDHYGPMTGINAGAPSDRLLAEWDLLAERVYARIYAPPPDPEVAGLPQANRVEGEEPLEAYLDLEAPRLLFQIPEDWGRILREDPALALAWREHSRLVLGHYFARGYRAVDFARNPNRYVLAKD, from the coding sequence ATGGCAGAGGTACATGTCCGCGAGCTAAAGGGCCCCGAGGAGATGGAGGCGGTGGTGGAGCTCCAGCGGGAGGTCTGGGGCCGCGCGGAAAGCGATCTGGTACCAAGGGGCCTTCTCATTGCGGTTCAGGATGAAGGGGGCCTGGTGGCGGGAGCCTTCGTGGAAGGGCGGATGGTGGGCTTCGTCTTTGGCTTCCCTACCCAAGACCCCACCTTGCAGCACTCCCACATGCTGGGGGTGCTGGAGCCCTACCGGGGCACGGGGGCCGCCCTCCTCCTGAAGCGCTTCCAGCGGGACTGGTGCCTGGCCCGGGGCATCCAGAGGGTGGTCTGGACCTTCGACCCCCTGCGGGGCCCTAACGCCAACTTCAACCTGAGGAAGCTTGGGGCCACCGCCAGAACCTACCTCCCCGACCACTACGGCCCCATGACAGGCATCAACGCCGGGGCCCCCTCGGACCGGCTCCTGGCGGAGTGGGACCTCCTGGCCGAGCGGGTCTACGCCCGCATCTACGCCCCGCCGCCAGACCCCGAGGTGGCGGGCCTTCCCCAGGCCAACCGGGTGGAGGGAGAGGAGCCCCTGGAGGCCTACCTGGACCTGGAAGCCCCCCGCCTCCTCTTCCAGATCCCCGAGGACTGGGGAAGGATCCTGCGGGAAGACCCAGCCCTAGCGCTAGCGTGGCGGGAACACAGCCGCCTGGTCCTGGGCCACTACTTCGCCCGGGGCTACCGGGCCGTGGATTTCGCCCGAAACCCCAACCGCTATGTTCTGGCTAAAGACTGA
- the menC gene encoding o-succinylbenzoate synthase translates to MRIEAAELRILELPLKFRFETSFGVQTKRTILLLRLFGEGLEGLGEGVTERLPLYREETVASARYLLEEVFLPQILGRDLPNPEALGQALNPFRGNPMAKAVLEMAFWDLFAKSLGKPLWQVLGGVRERVEVGVSLGIQPSIAETLKAVEKHLAQGYRRIKLKIKPGWDHEVLKAVRQAFPEATLTADANSAYRLADFPRLRRLDELFLDYIEQPLGYDDLLDHAKLGRELATPICLDESLTSAEKARQAIELGSGRVFNIKPARLGGHGESLKVHALAQSAGIPLWMGGMLEAGVGRAHNLHLATLPAFTKPGDVSSSSRYWEEDIVEEALEAEEGLMPVPEGPGIGVHLKLPAVERITLWQRYMSAS, encoded by the coding sequence GTGCGCATAGAGGCGGCCGAGCTGCGCATCCTGGAACTGCCCCTGAAGTTCCGCTTTGAGACCAGCTTCGGGGTGCAAACCAAAAGGACCATCCTCCTCCTGAGGCTTTTCGGGGAGGGCCTCGAGGGGCTTGGGGAGGGGGTGACGGAAAGGCTTCCCCTCTACCGGGAGGAGACCGTGGCCAGCGCCCGCTACCTCCTGGAGGAGGTCTTCCTGCCCCAGATTCTGGGAAGGGATTTGCCCAACCCCGAGGCCCTGGGCCAGGCCCTTAACCCTTTCCGGGGCAACCCCATGGCCAAGGCGGTCCTGGAGATGGCCTTCTGGGACCTCTTTGCCAAGAGCCTGGGAAAGCCCCTTTGGCAGGTCTTGGGCGGGGTGAGGGAGCGGGTGGAGGTGGGGGTTTCCCTGGGCATCCAGCCCTCCATCGCCGAAACCCTGAAGGCGGTGGAGAAGCACCTGGCCCAGGGGTACCGGCGCATCAAGCTCAAGATCAAGCCGGGCTGGGACCACGAGGTGCTGAAAGCGGTGCGCCAGGCCTTCCCCGAGGCCACCCTCACCGCCGACGCCAACAGCGCCTACCGCCTCGCCGACTTCCCCCGGCTCAGGCGCTTGGACGAGCTCTTCTTGGACTACATCGAGCAACCCCTGGGCTACGACGACCTCCTGGACCACGCCAAGCTCGGGCGGGAGCTCGCCACCCCCATCTGCCTGGACGAGAGCCTCACCTCGGCGGAGAAGGCCAGGCAAGCCATCGAGCTCGGCTCAGGGCGGGTCTTCAACATCAAGCCGGCGCGGCTTGGGGGCCACGGGGAAAGCCTCAAGGTCCACGCCCTGGCCCAAAGCGCCGGGATCCCCCTCTGGATGGGGGGGATGCTGGAGGCGGGGGTGGGAAGGGCCCACAACCTCCACCTGGCCACCCTGCCCGCCTTCACCAAGCCGGGGGACGTGAGCTCCAGCAGCCGCTACTGGGAGGAGGACATCGTGGAGGAGGCCCTCGAGGCGGAGGAGGGCCTCATGCCCGTGCCCGAGGGTCCAGGTATCGGCGTGCACCTGAAGCTTCCCGCGGTAGAGCGGATCACCCTATGGCAGAGGTACATGTCCGCGAGCTAA